The genomic interval CCGCGCATGCGCACCATGTCGAGGGCGGCACCCACCCGCTCGCGCACCTCGGCTTTCGGGGTGCGGCGCTGCTGCAGCCCGTACGCCACGTTCTCGGCGACCGTCATGTGAGGGAACAGCGCGTAGGCCTGGAAGACGGTGTTGACGTTGCGTCGGTAGGGGGGCGTGCCGAGCACGCTCGCTCCGCTGATGAGGATGTCGCCCGCATCCGGCTGCTCGAATCCGGCGATCATGCGCAGCGTCGTGGTCTTGCCGCAGCCGGAGGGGCCGAGCAGCGAGATGAACTCTCCGGCGCGGATGTCGAGGTCGAGGCGGTCGACGGCGGTGTGCTCGCCGTACACCTTGGTGATGCCGTCGAGCGTGACGGTGCCGGGCGCGCGCGCCTCGCTCGTGCTGTCAGTGGTGGTTGCGGCAGTCGCCGAAGTCACGTCGTCCCCTTTCGGGCCGGCTCAACGTTGAGGGCGTGCCGCCATTCAAGCGCGGACCTGACGCGATATCAACGATTGCTTTGACGGATTTCGTTGCGAAAAGGTCTCGGGGCGCAGGAATTCGCTTCCTGCGCCCCGAGACCGGTGTGTGTTCCGTTGCCTACTCGGCGGTGTCGGCCTTCGGCGCGGAGGCCTTGCCGCGCGTCGGCGTGGTGCCGCCGTTGCCCGTCGTGATGTCTCCGATGAGCTTGCGCAGGTCGAGCCCGGTGAGGTTCTGCACGACCGTCGGCACCTCGCTCGCGACCTGTGCGACCGTCTTGGTGAGCGCGGATGCGCCGTCGGTCGAGACGACCGTGAGGTTGCTGATCGCGGCGAGCGGCTCGGCGACCGCGCGCGTGATCTCGGGCAGGCGCGCGATGATCTCGGACGCGAGGGCGGCCTCGCCGTACTTCTTGAGCGCTTCGGCTTTGGCGTCGATCGCCCGGGCTTCGGCGAGACCCTCGGCGGCGATCGCGGCACCGCGGGCTTCACCCTCGGCGCGCACACCCTCGGCGAGAGCGACCTGGCGGTCGCGCTCGGCGGTACCGGCGAGACGCACGGCCTCGGCGGCGGCCTCGGCGTCCTGCACCGCGGCTACCTTGTTCGCCTCGGCGATGCGGGTGCGCTTGTAGGCGTCGGCTTCGGTCGCCGCGTTGGCGGCGTCGCGCTCGGCCTGGGCTGCCTGGACCGTGGCGTAGGCGTCGGCCTCCGCGGGCTTGCGGACGGTGATGTCGAGGCGCTCCTGCTCGACGCGCGCCTGCTCCGCGAGAGCCTGACGCTGTTCGGCGGCGACGATGCGGTCCTGTTCGGCCGTCGCGAGCTGTCCGGCGGCGTTCGCCTCGGCGTTGGCGCGGTCGGTCTCGGCCTTGATGGCGGCCTGCTTGAGACTGAGGGCCTTCTGGCGCTCGGCGATCTGCTCGGCTGCCTCGATGCGTGCGAACTCGGAGGCGCGCTGGGTCTCGGCTTCCTTGACCTCGGCGTTCTGGCGGGCGAGGGCGGCTTCGGCGCGACCGAGGTCGGCGAGGTAGCTCGTGCCGGGCGTCGAGATGTCCGAGATGTTGAGCAGGTCGACCTGCAGGCCCTGTTCGGCGAGGTCGAGCTTCGTGGCCTCGACGACGGCCTCGGAGAGCGCGTTGCGGTTGGAGATGATCTCCTGGATCGGCATGTTGCCGATGATCGAACGCAGCGATCCTTCGAGCGACTGCTGGATGATCTGCGTCAGCGAGCCCTGCTGCGACAGGAATCGCTGGGCAGCGCGGCGCACGCCCTCGGCGGTTCCGGAGACCTTGAAGTTGACCGAGGCCTGGATCGCGAGCTTGATGAAGTTCTTGTCGACGCCTTCGACGACGATGCCGATCTGGCGCTGCTCGAGCGAGACGAGGAAGCCCTGCTGCAGGATCGGCCAGATGAAGACGCGGCCGCCGATGACGACGCGCTGGCCGGCGTCCGGCTCCGTCGTCAGCTTGCTGGAGCCGGCGCCGCGGCCGACGACGACCATGGCGGAGTTCGGCGGAACGCGCTTGATGCGCCCTGCGACGAACGCGAAGATCGCCAGGACGACGATGACGAGCGAGACCACCGCGATGATGGTCACATTCTGGGCGGGAAGATCCACAGGCGTTCCTTTCGGGAGACGTGGGAGGTGGTGGTGGTCAGTCGGTGGGGGTGGTCGAGACGGCGCGCTCGATGCGCACCCGGGATCCCTGCATCTCGATGACGCGGATGCGGGTGTCGCGCGGGATCGGCTCGTCGGCGAAGGCGAGACGCGTCTCGATCTCGCCGGGGCCGTCGAGGCTCACCTCGCCCGAGGTCGTGGTGACGTTGGAGCGCGTCACGCCGTAGAGGCCGACGGGCGAGCTCGGGGTGCCGTCTTCGCTGCGGCGGAGGCTGCGGATGAGCAGCTGCACCGCGATGTACACGGCCACGCCGATGACGCCGGAGATGAGGTACGACGACCAATCCGGGAGGCCGTTCGAGATCGCGATGGCACCCGAGGCGCCGAAGACGACGAACGCGCTTCCGACCGCTGTTCCCGAGATCGCGCCGTCGAGGAAGTCGAGGATCTCGTCGAAGAGGAGGGAGACCAGAACCAGCAGGAGGCCGATTCCGCCGACGATGAGGAAGGGCAGCATGACCTGAGTCTAGGGTGAGCCGTCCTCGACGGGTCGGGGCAGTCCTCCCCTCTTCGGGGGAGATTTCCTCGGGCGTTGCATGCCGCGGAGGGAATGATGGTTTGCGAACCTGAGCTAATGCGTTTCCTCAGCCGGCTGCTGCTCTCCCCTCTCGCGCGGCTGATCTTCCGCCCTCGCGTCATCGGCCGCCGCAACGTGCCGAAGACGGGCGGGGTGCTTCTCGCGAGCAACCATCTCGCGTTCATCGACAGCATCGTCATCACGCTCGTCGCACGGCGCTCGG from Salinibacterium sp. ZJ70 carries:
- a CDS encoding SPFH domain-containing protein, which translates into the protein MDLPAQNVTIIAVVSLVIVVLAIFAFVAGRIKRVPPNSAMVVVGRGAGSSKLTTEPDAGQRVVIGGRVFIWPILQQGFLVSLEQRQIGIVVEGVDKNFIKLAIQASVNFKVSGTAEGVRRAAQRFLSQQGSLTQIIQQSLEGSLRSIIGNMPIQEIISNRNALSEAVVEATKLDLAEQGLQVDLLNISDISTPGTSYLADLGRAEAALARQNAEVKEAETQRASEFARIEAAEQIAERQKALSLKQAAIKAETDRANAEANAAGQLATAEQDRIVAAEQRQALAEQARVEQERLDITVRKPAEADAYATVQAAQAERDAANAATEADAYKRTRIAEANKVAAVQDAEAAAEAVRLAGTAERDRQVALAEGVRAEGEARGAAIAAEGLAEARAIDAKAEALKKYGEAALASEIIARLPEITRAVAEPLAAISNLTVVSTDGASALTKTVAQVASEVPTVVQNLTGLDLRKLIGDITTGNGGTTPTRGKASAPKADTAE
- a CDS encoding NfeD family protein, with protein sequence MLPFLIVGGIGLLLVLVSLLFDEILDFLDGAISGTAVGSAFVVFGASGAIAISNGLPDWSSYLISGVIGVAVYIAVQLLIRSLRRSEDGTPSSPVGLYGVTRSNVTTTSGEVSLDGPGEIETRLAFADEPIPRDTRIRVIEMQGSRVRIERAVSTTPTD